In the genome of Acanthopagrus latus isolate v.2019 chromosome 4, fAcaLat1.1, whole genome shotgun sequence, the window GGGCTGCTGGGTAGAGAGCAAAGATGGGCAAGACATGGGAGAGACTGTTAAACAGGGAGCTTGTGACAAAGGACGCTTATGTTCGTTCACTTCTTAGCCCAAGAGGGCCAGGTATCATTCTCGTTCTCAGGTGAAATCTGTGCGTTGCGTAACTGTGTTGCAGGACACGTAAAAATAGACGCGTTTGTCAGAAAAAGGGTTTGACTTCTTGGTGAACTGTACGTGCACGAAAACCGGGCAAAAGCGAATGATGATAGAGGTGGTGAAACGAGGTGTGTGTAGGCAGGAGAGGTGAAACCATTCAGGTCCATTATCTAAACCCATCTGAAAGGCCTGTGCTGACAAGATCCGCTGGCCAAGAACCACTGAGAGCCCCCGGAGCCTCTGTGGATGAGAGTCAACACTCCTCACAATTCAGCCTTGTTAGGAGCTCTATGAAAAGAGCCCTTTATTATCACTTCATCCTCTCCGGCTTCACCTGTGTGAAGATGTTATTAAAGGATTGCATTTCCAGCCGGCGAGAGATTGATAACACACCCACCAACTTTGTCTCAAAGAgcgtgaaaaaaaacaccaacagatTAACCCGACAGatctcggggaaaaaaaagttttgagtcGCTGGAGAGCCCCGACCGCAAGACACAAAAATAgtttgctttgatttgtttttttaaaaggatcCAAATGGTTTAAGTCTTGTGGTTCAACTCATTTAGTCTATCTCTCATCATCTTTTTAGCATCGGAGAGGCACATCGCACTCCTCCCAGCCATTTATAACCTATAATTAAACACAGAAGCGATTTCCCTCGCCGACAGCTTGCTTCCCATTGGATGAGAGCGCAGTGCTGCTAAAAGGGAACCCAAGCAATGTTAAAATGGGTGACAGGAGTGCAGTGAAGCAAGACACCTCCAGAGACCacgcagagaaagagagtgaacaTGTGAGAGAGTTGACCTTCACAGGGGGGCAGGACGAGTACACAGGCCTCACTCTCAATTACCTGATACTTCCACGTTGAGAAATACAACACGCCGGGACGTTTCATAGGATTGCGGACATACGAGTAAAcccacacattttcacacacaccggcaacatgcacacacacacacagaaacatgcacacacttgaCACTTGCCTAAAATTGCAACACTTACATGTCGCTCCGACCCACTGGAGACCAGGAGGAGAGCATTTTGTTATGTCGGAAAAGGAATCCCATCGCTGCTTCATCTGTTTCCAGAATCCTGCAGACTACTTTTCCTTTTTACAACCAAAGTGAAGTCCAGCTATCTCATTTCTTTAAGGTGATCAGAGGATGCacagaaaaactgacattgtTCCCAAAGGaagtctttgtctctttgtattACACATCCGCACTCAAATACACATgttttttgaggtttttttttttttgctcctcatTGGCTGAATTTTAGCATCGCTGCTCATAGCCAAGAGGTGCTCCTGATCCAAAGTCATAGTGAGAGGAGGTATTAGAGGCTTATTGGAGACAGAGAATGGTTTTGGCACAGTGGGAGCCATGATTGGTTCCACAAATGGCTAATCCACAGACATAAAGATCATTGTGCGAGCACTGGATCTGTTGTCATTATTGCAAGGGAAAGGCAGGGATTGGTTCCCTCCTGGGTTTTTGTTCAACCAAATCTCTGCTGCTCCGGTAAGTTTTCCTTTTGGTGAAGTGTGGATAGATACCGTATACCCTCCAGCAATTTGTTTTAACAGAAATTACCATTTTGATATGAATCAGGACTAGTGGGAATGATTCTTTTTgtatcacaattttcattttcacttaaaaaaagacatgttttctagagaacaagatttgtaggccaggacGTCTCTGCAGCCCTACAGCACTTCATTCAAATACAgtttcccacacatacattGTACTTTAGCGGTCCACCCAGCTATATCTACAGCCAAAGGATATTTGGTGACGAGTTTTAgcattttatattgtttttttttcatccatccGAGATCATTTAACAAGGGCACAATCTGCCCTCGCTCTCTCATCTATTGTCAATCACACATCATCAGCAGACAGAGATACGCTCTCTGGTGTAACATCCCTCCTGTAAATGCACCGATCGTGATGTGACCGGTCCTAAAGTAGGCCTACTTGTGCCATTTTGTTGTGCAAACTCCACCTGGTTGTTTGTGATGTCATTCGGTGCATGCTGCTTCTGATCGGCTGCATACAGTAACCAACAACAAGCTTCCTCCACAGAGAGGTCACCTGTTTTCATGACAATGGAATCGTAGGTGAGAAAAAGCCTAAAGAGGAGGTTTGTTCTTGGGCGACTTTATTAAATGTATTGCTGATGAAGAACGTAGATAACATTGCTgggaaggagaaacagaaaggagaggCAAGCCAACtggttttgtcacacattttgtctttatcttggatattgcacttggccatattgcAATTTTCTACAATATCCTTGATTTATCATGTagcacttctctctgcttgTAAATAAAAGCCTGTTTCTTGTAAATATCAGGAAACTGGAGCAACAgttctcctctgcagctccgcCACAAGTCCTAATCTACATCTTGCTTTAGTGTCGGTACAGTTACTCAAATATGTGACATCACCGGCTGCCATCTGGGACACATTCAGTCAACCTAATTTCTATATTGGTCCTCATCTCTTCTCACATAGCCTACATGAGGGTCCTTGGTACAAGTGTCTAATTCACTCCACGCTAATAAACCTCCATATTTCTGGTGAGGGCACAATTAGAGACCATTCACTGTTCGGCATGTGTTAGAAGATTATGTAATGATTTATGATTTTCAGACTCAGTCTGTAAAAAAAGTGGCTGTCAGTCAACATGTTGTATTAACAACTGCTTCTTTGGAAAGAAATCTGTGATACATTTCACACGATATGTGAGATATGAGCTTCAAATAACTCTGTTCATTAAATTCATAGAGGATTCAATATGTTTGAATACCTTTCACTTCACTGTGCAACTTTTTCCACTGCACAATGAACCAAATTCTCCAGAAGAAAATCCTGTTCGCTCTTTCTGAATTCATGTAAAATTCATTTCTGCATTCGTTTCGATACTAGCTCCACTTTAGCTCACAGGGATTGTTTATAGAGAGACACAGACGCAGACTGAACAGTTGTGACAAGTCGCCTACCTGTCACAACTGTTCAATCTGTGTGTATTGATTCAGGTTGATGTTGTcgaaataaaaacagcaggcTGACCAGTAAGAAAGTAAGAACAGAtaacactgtctgtctgcaaaTCAAGCATGCAGCTCTAAACCTGCCCTCAGGTTAAGATGACTCATTCAGCATAGAGTCGCTTCAGGGATATTAACAGTATCAGAGAAACTGTGAGCACTGCTTACATGAATTTTATGTCTCTGTTAAAGGTACCTTGTGGAGTTTTTGACAACTGGTAGTGTTGTAGAGCAATGCTACAGAGAGGCTCCCTGAGTTGTTATTATCTTGTGTATGTGCAAAGGGAAGCATTTGCATCTGCATGTGTACACGTGATGTGATTCACAACAGTAGTGTAGCTAGAAATAGCAATTTAGGTGGGCCTATGGGATGTAAGGTGGGCAAGAACCAAAGCGAAAAGTGATATGTAGATCAACCCTTACAGTTTTTTTAGTCtttaattttagatttaattaaaacattattaacaGTATTTGCAAACTGTCAGTTTAATACGTTGCATTGATAGCAGCGCTGGTTTTAATTATCTTGGCAACATCCGACCTCCCAAGAAATAAGGAGGTTGGATGTAAAATACAACTTTATTTCTAGAACAATTGTTGCAGCAATGCCCACTCACTAAACATCTGCACGTTCGTCTTTTGGTCTGGTTGATCCGTAACAGTTACAGCAGCTCAGTTTTAGGTTAGAGGCGCATCCTCGGTGCTGGTTTCCGATTTTTCCCGGGACAGCTCTTTACTGAGTGCCATTATCAGCTCCTCTTTCTAGATGCATAGCCTCTGAAAAACTTACgaagtttgttttcacatgtttgaCAGTGAGTGTCAAGGCGACACAGTCCAAGCAACTCACTGTCCCACCAATCAACAGTTGGTGGCAGTACTGAACTAAgaaatgcagcagcagatgtagCAACGAAGGCGCCAAGCAAGAATGAACATGGATCTATAGTCTATATGGATAAATGAATGATAAAAACTTAACATCTGTGGTTGATTAATCAACAGTAACTGATGACAGTCTGACCTGAGCCTGGGCTGAACTATCATTCAGAGCTTTTCGGAGGCCCTGACTTAGTCCCCTTCGCAGGTTCTGCCTTTGAATGCTGTCCAGCCTGTTTCTTCTCACATAGATGGAAACAACTAAGAGAGatatggagacagagagacagacagagggacagaagaggaagaaacccAGACAGACAATGGACAAAACAAGTTAGAGTGGGTATGACATTAAACTTAATTTCAAGGCTGTGGCAAAAGTTTTGTTTACCTGTTTTCACCCACAGTCTCTCTGTGATGTTGCACTGCTGCGGCGGAGCCTCTGTGGTGGTGGtaaagggggaaagaaagacGGCGGTGGCCCCCCTGGGAGGACTCGTTCGGGGGACGGGCGGCGTGAACGTTCTCCTGCTGGTTTGAGTCCTGATGGTTGTGGTGGTCGTCGTCCTCCTGGTCACAGTTGGGGGTtgtggtgtggtggtggtggtggtagacTGCATGGTTCCGGTGGTGACTCTGAAGGAAGGCGTGGTAGTGGTGGGGCTTTTAGTTCTGGTGTTGGTAGCTACAGTTGTGGTGGTAAGCGTGATGGAGGCTGTTGTGGTGTCCTGTCGCGGGGGCAGAGGTGATACCTGAGATGTCCTCTCGGTGGGCCCGGCAGAAAGGGTAattctgactgactgagaggGGGCTAGACTGACCACTTTTTCTTTGGGGAGAGTGAGCGCATCTACTCGCGATGTTCCAGCTGCTAACTCATCCATCCCCGTCTCTGTAGGGGCGACAAACGTCTCAGTCAAGGTGGGACTTGGTGATGGGGATGGAGATGTGACGGGTACAGACATGGATGGGGATGCAGTGCCTGGGTGCATGGATGGTTTAATGAACAACACTGTACCAGGATGTGATGTCAATGATGACAGTAATGATGAAGACACTGAAATGAAGGGTTCCACATGTAAGGAGGCTTTGATACCGCTGTGTGACAGTGACGAACTCCCAGAAGACGATGGTGGCACCAGCTCTGTTGGCAGAGTTAACTCACTCAGTTTCCAATCATTCGTCTTATTGATAGTTTCGGAGAAATCGAGCGGGGGGTTGTTTGTGAGAGCGGCATCAAATGCAGAGTCAAGAGAGTCAACATCTGCCAGCGGGGGGCTGTGTCCGCTCTCATACAAAAACGCAAGAGAAGAAGCTTGTGAAGCTGGTACAGAGGCAGTAGTTATGTGAGAGAGGGGCAGAAAGCCATCTGAACCTGATGGTGCAGCAGTGTTTACAGTTGCTCCTCGCTGTGCAGGAGCAGATCTGAGATGAGCTGGGAACAAATTCACACTCTGCTCTTTATATCCTGATGTGCCTTTAACATATTGAAACGAGGGATGCTCTCCATCTGAATACGGATCACTGGCGACTGCAGTTGGATCGGTCAAATTCAATCTATGCACATTACGCTCTTGTCCGCCTTCCAGCTTCGGGTGTTCATGTGATGGTCCATCTGCTTGTAAATTAGATTTCGCCCTATCAAAAGCAGTAGATGTGTTTTCTAATTCGGAGGCAGCGCTTTGAAAAGGCACTGGTGGCTTGGTGGTTTTCCACTTTGTATACGGTGCCATTATTTTTGTGCCAAAGCTGAAAATAGCCCTGATTGTTTCACTGCTGTTTCGTCCATCACTTGAGGACATAGtggcagcagaggaagcagTGGAAGGAATGGCTGTTCGTCTGCCTGAATAAAAATTTGATTTATGGCCTCTCGCGCTAGTGATGGATCCCTGAGAGTGAGAGGCAGAGTTTGTCCTCGGTGTGAGGATGATGTCAAGccaggaagatggaggagactCGCCCACGAGTGTCGCAGCATCTTTGCGAGAAAGACCTTTAAGACTTTCCGATGCAGCATCAAAAGGTAGTGGAGAAAAAGGGTTTTCAGTGGGAGACCCTTCGCTAGAGCCTTTAGTCACCACAAAGAAACCCTCTGTTGCCATAAAAGATGGAAACTGTGTTGTGAACTGCACTGATGGAACACCCTTCTTGTTAAACGCAGTGTCGCTTATTAGAGTCAACTGATCAAATAAAGGAGAAACTGAAGTCTTTGCAGTATTTCCGTGGAAGCTCTCAGCAGGGCTTTTTCCATGTGTCACTGGAAAATCAGAGGCTGGTGATGTTTTACTGCTTCCTGCAACTGTTCCCACCTCAATAGTGGAAGGTGTGCTATAGCCAGCTCTATCAGATTTTATGATGTGAGCAGAGATTTTGGTGGAGGACCCTGTCTGGTGAGATGCTGTATAAACGTTTTGGGGATATGTAAGTAAGGATTGTGTTTGAAAGGGGCTTTTTGAGGAGGTTGTTTGCATCGATAACGATGCTTTGGCTTGATCTGAAAAATTAACCTCACTACTAGCTGACAGGTCCATGTCATGATGAGTGTTCTTGTGGTTTGCGCTGAGAGATAAGGGTGATAAGTACGTTGGCCGAGTGGTTTCATGGGTTATATGCTTTGTTAACCCAACTGGTAACACTGAACCAGAATGAGATGCTGTCCTACTGTTTGATGGAAATATCATTTTTGCAGTCAACCATCCCGTGGGCTCCTGAGCGACGACCTCAGGGGACCCTGCTTGTGTTAGAATTTCTTTAACTTTTATGACTCCATTACTTGGCAAACGCAGTGAGTCTGATTCTGATGTGGAGGAGGTAATTGTGCCTGTTCTGGAGATGGAACCGGCGGTTGACTCTGGCCTCGGCTGCAGGAGCGAAAGTGAGTTATTCAGGTGAGCTTGAGCGGAAATAGTTTTGAGCTCTGCTTCTGCTATCTCTCCCTGGTTGTAATTTATATTGATGGCAGGAACTCTGGGGCTGCCGTGACCCGCTGCCATCAGTAAATCACCAGGATTAGATGCATGCTCAGAGGACGCCGTGCCAGAGCGGATAGGTGTTAGCTCACTGATTGCACTTTCGGAGAGAGACATTTTACCTGGCGGAGTCTGGGaggaaactgtaaaaaatgatCCGCCGGGTCTCAGCGTCATTGCTGGTGATATCGTTGGATTTACAACATTTGAATTGAGAGGCGACATGATTGCATCTCTAGCGCTTTTGTGAACAAAAGTCTGACTATCCACATATGCTGTTTGACTTAACATCTGCTGTGTGACATGACTGGAAAGTGAATAGATTTTAGGAGGCGCAGACAGCAGTGCCGATGTGGGATTTTGTAAAGCTCCCTGCTGCCTCTGAACAGCTTGACTCTCTTGATTGGTGGGAGATGAGGTGCTAATTTCAAGATTATTGGCCAATTTAGAGTCCATACCTATGTTCCAAGTTCCAGTGGGTCCATGTAAAATGTCTAAAAGATGGCTAGGAGGAGAATATGATGCATGTGTGCTGGTTGCTGGTGTCTTAATTGCTTTTGTGCTCGCACTCCTGATGTATATGCCACTAACTCCATGGATTTTATCCGCTGGTGTGTAAAATGAGTGTTTTGTCACTTCACTGCCCTTTTCGATGCTGGTTTCGCTTGAAAAGTCGGTTGTTGTGCTTTTCAGTCCTGGTGTAACAGCTGTTACAGCTGAACGAGTGCTTGTTAAACTGTCGGGCCGGCCCCGAGACCCTGCTGGTGATAATGTTACTGTTTCAGTCTGAGGGACAGGACTGGATGCAATCCTTTGACTTTGAGGTGGAGAAGCAGCCTTGGTTGTCCACCCAGCAGAAGGTGGTAGAGACAATAGAGACACTAAAGGCGATAACAAAGAGGAGGTGGATGGAGCTGAAGTagacactgatgatgatgataatgaagaaGATGATATTGTCAGTGTTGGAAACAATGAGACATTCCTGTTTCCATCCAAAAAGGACACATGTGATGGTTCAGATGTGGTGGATGTCAGACCTGAGCTGGCAGGGAGGATCCTATCCCCCGCAGAcgacgatgaggaggaggacatctCTGAGCCCTGGCTGGAACTATGTGAAGGCCATTGGGTGGTGTGGGTCACGTCCCTGGTGATAGTTGGCAAGGTTCGACTTTGATCAAGGCTCACCGGATGTTTGACAGTTCCTGCCATGACAGTTAAGACAGAAGAAAAGGCCGGCTGCCCCGACAAACCCTCCCCTTCAGACTCTGAGTCACCATCCGGATGGACGACTGAGAAAGGCACCTCCTCCGCCACTGACAGGTCAGCCAATGGATGAGCAGGAGCAGCTGTGACTGTGGGGTCGCTTTGCAAAGACGAGGAGCCGGAGGCATCATAGGTGGGTTTCTCTGttaacaaaagaagaaaataaagaacagattaatattttttaatatcagtCACTTAATAACATCTCTTTTTTCGATATCTTAACTGAAACATTGTAAAGTTAATCTGGTTACATGTACTCCCCTAATCAAGGTTGGCCTGGTTGTGATAAACCCTCTATGAACAGTGTTTATTCTTTCTGTTTGGTATTAACGCAGTTATAATTGCAGGCGATCCATCACTTTCACCAATCCATCAAGTCTGTCAGATGACTGATGtataaaaaacaatcagaaagggtgccttataaaaaaaaaaaaaatgtcagtctgTGACAGACATCGTGTTGATGCTCTGTCCTATTAAGTGGCAGCGTGAAAAATCAGATTGCCTGAGCAGTGTGCATATTCATTCAGCCTGCGTGTCAGCACAGAATTACCTTCTCTAAACATGACAGATGAAGCCATTACAGAGAGCCAGGTATGTCACACCACCATGTAAGACACCTGATTCAAACTGTACACATTAGCACATGCCGGGGGTTGTCAGCAGCAACGCCGATAGTGTTAGATAAGCTGCCAAAGTTATAGcctaataataaacaataaatcgATGATCAGGTACGATGTTTTTAATTGACTGCAGAGCTATAATCGTTTTAACCTATGTGCCAAGGTGAAAGCAAATCAGAAAATAGTGCTCACGCAGCAGGCTTGGAGGTGTAAACACATCTTTCTAATAGTCACAGACAGCACACCAAGGGCAGACATTTATGTATTcccaacagagagaaaaagaggcaaTCTTCAAAGTGGAACAAATGGAATTATTCAAGAGATGGCAGCTGTGTGCTCAAGAACAGTGAAGATAACGCTACTTCGGAAAACACACAATGGACTCATGTTCCAGTCTTTTTTGTGAATTTGCAGAAATCATGGctcagtgtgagagagagagagagagagagagagagagagagagagagagagagagagagagatggaggttTACATTACAGGAGCTATCATGACGACGCTCTCGAGGGGATTAATGCACCAAGGCGACGGCCAACATGGAGTTGCCTCTCATCCATTCCCGtcctgtcctctgctctgattCCCCACGTATCCTCGACACATCCGTATAGGGGTTCTTTTATCCATTTATGAAGCTTTGCAGTCCTGTCACACCTCCCCGCCCCCGTCAGCATGTTTCCCCTCCTGAAGTGAATCCGGCTAGCACCCACATACAACTCCTTCAGTGTTGAAGGGACACGTGcgggatacaaaaaaaaaaaaaaaaaaaaaagagcttcgGGGCAAACAAATACCTGGACTGCATGAGGATACCACTCACAAATCGTTTGTTTTGTCCAAGCTCGCTGAAAGAAAATACTTTtatggtacaaaaaaaaatcacagaattgTCCAGCGTGTACTCTGAAAATTAATGAGCCCCTCGCGTCCATGTTATTGGAATTACACACATGACGATGAGCCTGAGGCGTTGTGTACTCACACAGCTGGAACTGCAGAGCTATctggaaaacatttattctCTCCTCAGATATTTGCCTAACCATGACATGAGAGCTGTAATAGGATCTAATACCTACAAATTCAGTTAAAGTTCCAGGTCACTAACTCAGAATGTGTTCTTAAATGTCACCAGTTATCCCGGAGAATTGCCGTAATGcttttaataatttgttttcagAGCAATAAATCTCTGAATTTTATTAACAGTCTGGCTACATTAATTTCACAAAGACACTTTCCTTCATGCTACATAAATGATCCCACCTAATTCCTTTTCTTCAATAAATCTCTAATGTGCCAAAATGTGATTAGTGAAATCGCTTCACTGCAATTCTTAATCcattcttaaaaaaataaaaaataattaaaaagggtgatataaaacagagagtgggaggaggggggatgtATTTCTGTATTCACAAAAGAGCTCTAAGACAACAAAGGATATTTGTCCTCCTGCTTCAAGGCCACTAAaaggtcagtcagtcaaacCACCTGGTCATCAGAATGAAAGAGGACTTCCTGCCCACAACCCCTCCCGCGGCGTTCCTCTCGTAACGTGCCCGGTGGCGACAGGAATCTGGGTGCACGGGACGGAGGCCAGTCCAAGCGGAGGTGCGGGGTCCGCCTGCAGTTTGCCACCTGCTCTCACAGAGCCGAGCATATGGGAGGATTTTTTAACAATGGACGAGAGGACGAGGTGTGCAGATATTCGGACatggtgacagagacagagagcgatgAGAAAGGGTGGGGAAAGGGGGAATCGCATTAACCCACCAAGGCCAGCAGTTTGTTACAAGTGATACAGGATGAGATGATTGAATTTGCAGTGCAAGAGTTATTAATCTTCATGATTCCTCATATTGTCGAGCTTCAATCTTGAAGGCGGATTATAAGAAGATGTCATATTACTACAAGGAAAACTAAATTAGGGGTATTAAGTCAACAATTGTGATAATCAATGAAGAGTTTCAGTCATCAATCAAGCAGACATGGCAAAATCTTGGCCtcttggttggacaaaacaaagaaatcttaATATGCAATCTCTGGACTTATGTTGGACCTACGTAGCAGGTGCACCAGCACGTAATTCAGGTGCACCCAATAGTTTGCTCTTAGTTCTCGACACATTATATAAATGATTGTGaacatgaatatttttcttCACATAAATGACAGCAGGAAGGACaagaaatgacaaaagaaataaTCTGCTAAACTTCTGGCCATGACATGAACACgcaacacattttttgacacATATGCGATCAGAATAGTTGCAACAGAGTTGGAATACGCTCATATATAAAAGCTGTATGTGATGATGTATAGGCAGTGTGGAATAAGGTgatttggtttttttggggttttttttttcaaactttaaagCCACTTTATGGGAACTTAACGGAAACCAGTGGTtgacaaatgtgtttgatgaaacaacaacaaagaaaatcaactAGCTGTTCCTCAACCTGTGGCTGTTTACGACTACAGAACCTCCGCGTACGCGACCGGAggctgagacacaaacaggcGGCGCTGCGTGAGTGGACGACAGAACAGCCGACGGCCGACCTGTCACTGTCACTCAAGAAGCAAAGCTCGAGTTAGCAAGTCCAGAACTAATGCAGGTCGGAAGAAAAATGTTGCCGTTTGGCAATATTTAGCCTCTGAGGCAGACGCAGACAGGTGCTTCAGGAAGGGAAGCAATGCTACAAACATCAGAAGGACCGACAACCTGACCTCTTCACAGACTTGAGAGAGGTAATAATGTTCCCCTGAGCAAGCTACTGTGACGTTAGCAGTTCAGGTTGCCAAATTTACCCTGCGGGCTCAGCTAATGTTAACTGGCTAGCTTGCGCACTTACCATTCCCGTTACAGTCACAAGGAGGCTAAAGCTAATCATGTTCACAGTGAGAGCTGTGGTTACACATGATAACACAAAGGCATCTGAAATTAGTTCGACTTTGTTCTTTATTGTCCATTGTCTTGAATttcctctgggatcaataaagtatctatctatctatctatctatctatctatctagctatctatctaACAGCACGCTATTCCTTCTAAAGTTACTGACCCGCTAATCTAATGTTTCTGTCCTCGTCTGTTTTCGGTTTTCTTGTTTGTTCGGCAGCTTGTCTTCCAATTTTTCTCTTACAGTGCTAACAAGAGGTATTTTTgtattgaggtttttttttgttttttttgtttttttttttgctagcaTGGTATCAACTTTTTCAGAGTAAAATTCAGGCATGTGAAAACATCAGCTTTGATAGCTGATGAAATGGTAACCTGCATTAAGAAGCTAATGCACCCAGCATGgatgacccaaaaaaaaaatgtttggttttggtACACTTAAGTCGTCAAGTGAAAAAAGCTACATGGGCTCTACAAACCTTCTGCAATCTGCACCGCAAACCACAGACCTCATTTCCACActcatttctccctctgcagccgGCACTATCTTTGAGCTACCAGGACACAGACATGACACCGCCGgggctcctgctgctccacacaaATTATACACCGCTTCTTCCTTTTTCGCTTtgagctgtttttgttctcttatGTGCTGGAAATGGTAAACAAGAGAGCGTAATTCAATAGTGAGGTGGATGGGACCCTCGGAGCGGAGGGGACAAACGTAAGGAGCCTGGTCGACTGCTTCCGAGGAAGTCCCTCCTATgtcttttttgctgtttgtggAAGGTGGCAGCATGTACGATTGCTCAGAGCTCTTTATTGCCGTGTCCAAATTATAACCAGGAAATTCAGTGTTGCCGTGAAGGGAAGCCTGGGAGGAGAAGCTtgtgactgaaaaacagaattttaCACATACCCATATTGCACATAGCCTCCAGGGGTTTCTGTCTGTGCTCGGAGGCGTCATGTCTGTGCAGGGCTGCAGGAGCGGAGTGGATGCATTGCCAAACACTGCTAAGGTGACAGTATGgatggggagggaggatgtCGCACACAGCACTAcgcttttttctttcctttttttttttcagggggtGCAAACAGCACAGCAGGCTGAGACACGCATCAGCTGTCTGGAAATCAGCCAGGCGGACACTTAACCCTGCAACCACGCAGTGACGAGTACATGGTATTAAAAGAGATGTTCATTCAGTCTTCCGCTTATTTATTAGTCCTGACAAGGAGGCTACAgtatgtttggttttgtttttggtttttttgggtCCTGCTAGACTAATGTCGGTGgccaaaaagacaaagaaacatcaCTGGTGGTTGGTGTGATT includes:
- the kiaa1549lb gene encoding UPF0606 protein KIAA1549 isoform X4, which translates into the protein MAPGLRSGRRIGHPKVVVGAGEPGGCPPRRTDAGGEGRCSRTRWRAGAAGMLPNCLLSAGMLLLLVRCALAAEEKPTYDASGSSSLQSDPTVTAAPAHPLADLSVAEEVPFSVVHPDGDSESEGEGLSGQPAFSSVLTVMAGTVKHPVSLDQSRTLPTITRDVTHTTQWPSHSSSQGSEMSSSSSSSAGDRILPASSGLTSTTSEPSHVSFLDGNRNVSLFPTLTISSSSLSSSSVSTSAPSTSSLLSPLVSLLSLPPSAGWTTKAASPPQSQRIASSPVPQTETVTLSPAGSRGRPDSLTSTRSAVTAVTPGLKSTTTDFSSETSIEKGSEVTKHSFYTPADKIHGVSGIYIRSASTKAIKTPATSTHASYSPPSHLLDILHGPTGTWNIGMDSKLANNLEISTSSPTNQESQAVQRQQGALQNPTSALLSAPPKIYSLSSHVTQQMLSQTAYVDSQTFVHKSARDAIMSPLNSNVVNPTISPAMTLRPGGSFFTVSSQTPPGKMSLSESAISELTPIRSGTASSEHASNPGDLLMAAGHGSPRVPAININYNQGEIAEAELKTISAQAHLNNSLSLLQPRPESTAGSISRTGTITSSTSESDSLRLPSNGVIKVKEILTQAGSPEVVAQEPTGWLTAKMIFPSNSRTASHSGSVLPVGLTKHITHETTRPTYLSPLSLSANHKNTHHDMDLSASSEVNFSDQAKASLSMQTTSSKSPFQTQSLLTYPQNVYTASHQTGSSTKISAHIIKSDRAGYSTPSTIEVGTVAGSSKTSPASDFPVTHGKSPAESFHGNTAKTSVSPLFDQLTLISDTAFNKKGVPSVQFTTQFPSFMATEGFFVVTKGSSEGSPTENPFSPLPFDAASESLKGLSRKDAATLVGESPPSSWLDIILTPRTNSASHSQGSITSARGHKSNFYSGRRTAIPSTASSAATMSSSDGRNSSETIRAIFSFGTKIMAPYTKWKTTKPPVPFQSAASELENTSTAFDRAKSNLQADGPSHEHPKLEGGQERNVHRLNLTDPTAVASDPYSDGEHPSFQYVKGTSGYKEQSVNLFPAHLRSAPAQRGATVNTAAPSGSDGFLPLSHITTASVPASQASSLAFLYESGHSPPLADVDSLDSAFDAALTNNPPLDFSETINKTNDWKLSELTLPTELVPPSSSGSSSLSHSGIKASLHVEPFISVSSSLLSSLTSHPGTVLFIKPSMHPGTASPSMSVPVTSPSPSPSPTLTETFVAPTETGMDELAAGTSRVDALTLPKEKVVSLAPSQSVRITLSAGPTERTSQVSPLPPRQDTTTASITLTTTTVATNTRTKSPTTTTPSFRVTTGTMQSTTTTTTPQPPTVTRRTTTTTTIRTQTSRRTFTPPVPRTSPPRGATAVFLSPFTTTTEAPPQQCNITERLWVKTVVSIYVRRNRLDSIQRQNLRRGLSQGLRKALNDSSAQAQVETVFGSPNMTVAYHVTGGDIVYPPSVVQEGLDSYGRDKLIADLRQYLPMVTALPLPVALWRSSPATGFQLKTVLQFVGAGDDPRSCRFSQMMEQRLEKVFSEAQAKVLNTNSRLSVQMLSVSQAAASPAVSLVYTVRNGTVFLNGTTASNLLGQLSAELVGYFLFYPPLIIAEPMEYHNLNTSVATRDFWVITVIQDVDNASLEGQYQSFASLMEQRLAELFVLAGQQGTRFRRATAVGSFTVQMVSIRRVSGSKNPAEMTYYVQHNGIPLSGTSAAKVLNTVDSQTMALTLGYFVQLQAEPVVKNPPNNLWIIAAVLAPIAVVTLIIIIITAVLCRKNKNDFKADAIGNLNPRAKLKGRLPETPRTQQNTQKIQAEGRVSADRHHHTLQMAYRRDVGYYHQPVQGFDYAKQHLGQQGGDEETLPASQDTLVMSLQIRDTPHSLEKALQQDGTANKRSLTSDKHKSKLPSEDGSVISNESEKPNSGRGLTVLKVTAQQKLTKEETRKRDDPYDTSSGSLQLISIKPVVAQPNYSHPASSDRSQDSAIVNGEVNLALKQKSDIEHYRNKLRLKAKRKGYYDFPSTDGSSSGRAVAQRQRHGHERAAGEHGRPLEPDDERGSTYVKSHRRHSQVGQTAYRSRQSLSSPSPGGTEMDLLVMRERPRRGIRNSGYDTEPELIEETNVDRLMGPRGYMYGRGLKGHSETSTLSSQPSIDEVRQQMHLLLEEAFSLASGGQSTSGRHSHHHHHPPPDHYSHAPPPLPYADVVTSAPGTMSCGRGGLQWVPSYGAEVYQCSLPKPAFHFTQLPEMAVGSPPPLPPRTGPPPGTSLRRSTSDLGPKGRSSETSVTEMQSQHDNNPYGPTTRAALPSITAEQPVSNYSGNPITAVYAIPATRPGYSEYFVSTPPTSYHSPSWMSYPPEPEDVPPQWADSNQCHLETIC